The Bos indicus x Bos taurus breed Angus x Brahman F1 hybrid chromosome 3, Bos_hybrid_MaternalHap_v2.0, whole genome shotgun sequence genome includes a window with the following:
- the LOC113883189 gene encoding F-box/LRR-repeat protein 17-like: MRGPASAAAREQPAQNLLWAHAEPVGLPALPTTSQPFRAPLAKPPMPPEMVHKRKGAGVPACTLCKQPCAPPPPQEGPPRRLAGTRTEWGATTPTVRRAQSCWATATGSCPPTPQISTSSRPPSCSRYFPIYLWMNVAFLHHWFASTRVVTFV, from the coding sequence atgaggggGCCAGCCTCTGCCGCTGCCCGGGAGCAGCCGGCCCAGAACCTCCTGTGGGCCCATGCGGAGCCCGTGGGCCTGCCTGCGCTGCCCACCACCTCTCAGCCCTTCCGGGCACCGCTGGCCAAGCCCCCCATGCCCCCTGAGATGGTGCACAAGCGGAAGGGGGCCGGGGTCCCCGCCTGCACCCTCTGTAAGCAGCCCTGCGCTCCCCCTCCGCCCCAGGAGGGGCCCCCGCGGAGGCTGGCAGGGACTCGGACTGAGTGGGGGGCGACGACGCCCACTGTCCGGAGGGCCCAGAGCTGCTGGGCAACTGCCACAGGGAGCTGCCCCCCGACGCCCCAGATATCAACCAGCTCCCGCCCTCCATCCTGCTCAAGATATTTTCCAATTTATCTCTGGATGAATGTTGCCTTTCTGCATCATTGGTTTGCAAGTACTCGCGTGGTGACCTTTGTTTAG